The Lolium rigidum isolate FL_2022 chromosome 2, APGP_CSIRO_Lrig_0.1, whole genome shotgun sequence genomic interval GAACTCCAGAATTCAAAGACCGTTTGCTACTGCCGGACGGCCTGATGGGTCCCCAGAACATACTCCCCATCGGCTTCAGGTATGCACGCAGACACAGCGAGTGCATCGCTATCAAAGTGGCAATCCATGATCACGCTGCAACTTACTAATCAATGTCATTTGATTGCTTGTATCTGCCAGCTTCGCTCCTTTCCGACAGAGGCGGCACGCCAAGAAATGTACCCATCCTACGAGCAAGCATGCACGTGAAGAACATACCCGTCGCCTAGCTAATATCTATTTTGACAAGAGGATGAGGTAATATACTGATATTACTATCGTCCTACCTCGATTCGATCAGGATGCATGCCATTTCCGTTTTATTCACACGCACGCTCTCATGCATGTTTCATTGCTCTTTTCAGCCTGCCTTCTTCCAGACACTGCAGCCAGGAGTTGTCACCTGGTATACTTCATTCTTAGCTAGTTTCTCTCTATGCAACTGTTTCTGCCATCAAGCAATACTGTAAACAATCTTTTTTTAATCTCATTTGCAGAAAGCATAGCTAAGGCACGGGATGATTGGTTTCGGAGAATTTTTGGTAGGACTCGGTCTCTGGTTTCACTCTGTATAAGCATTGAACGTTGTGCTTAACCTTCTGTTCATTAGTAGTATTCACATGTATGTTATGATTTCTGTAGAGCCTGTGCTGCTCTCCTTGCTTCTAAGTTCCACACACTTCGTTTCTGTGCAACCCATCAAGCTGCATCTTTTTCATTAGACCGTTCCCATTCGCCTGAATGCTTAGTACTGACTAGCCAGAAATTGTGTAAACGCATGGTCTATATTTGTAATCAACTTTTACTTCACTTCCCTTGAGTAATTCAACTTTTCCAATTGATTTCAGTATCCGTTCAATGCTGGCACATTTTATTAGAGTATGAACTGATGAAATGGTGTGATATTCTAATATTCAGAGCAATGCATTAAAGCTGCTACATGCCTGGAGATCAATCAAGGGTGTGCGTTTCAGTCGAGTCCGTGGGAAGGTAAATCCACACTTGTTTAATCCACCAAACCTTAAATTGAGCCAATCAGCACTTTGTGTCTTGGCTATGTTGAATCTTATTAGCGATCGTCACAACATTATTTCATATATCTTTTTTTCTCTGCTTTGCTTGATTTTGACATCAAATTATTTTTGGAGACGTTAGCACTTGTATGCCAATCATTTTAAGAATTGGAATTAACTAACTCTTGGCCTACTTTGATGCATTGTATGTTGCTCTAAAGTTGCCACTACCGTGCTTTGTGTTGCCACTGTCCTTACAAAACTGTTCTTTTTTATTCGCTGCTCTGATTTTGTCAGTATGGCTACCGTAGTGCTCTGCCTATGCTGTAGTCAACGCACCTGTAGTGCTGTAGTCAACACTACTGCACTAGCGGTTGCTATGCACATTGCCCCACCCCATTTGCTCGTAGGAGTAAAGGCAAACTCCTTCAATCATTTTTGAACTGCGTAAGTCCCCGCTATGCTCAGTTAATACCTAAAATTGTTATTGTTGCAGGCACTCCTGTTACTGGCAATGTGATAAACCCTAGATTATCTTCGGTCCCATTAACAACTGATGCAGGTAAATTACTTCCAATGTTTCGACCATCTTCGTTCTAGGAAAAACCTCCATGTATGCAATTAATACCTTAGCATTGTCATTGCAGATACTTTTGGCAATGTGATACATTCTAAGAATCTTTCATCTCATCAGTGAATGGTACAGGTTAATTCGTAGATCAGCCTCAGTCATTTTTCTACTAGGGAAAATTTCTATATATAGCAAATTAATCCCTTTAAATGTTTTTCTGGTAGGTGCTCCTGTCTGGTATGCTATGTTTGGCGATGTGATTAATTCGGCTGAAAATTCTGGGATATTATCAGTGGCTAAGACAGGTGAATCGAAATCTCGAGGCTTTCGTGctaatcctatataactaagaagttcatccccactaacctatttctctcaacatgcagcctatccacctcacCATGCCACCTCAGCTAACATTTTCACTATTTCTTTCACTTATTTTTCTGAGGGAGTTAAGTTTATTTGGTGATTGGTGATGCTCATCCAGAGTGTGTCTTGATGCTCATCAAACCACAGGAGACCTTCGGCATGAGGTCCatcaatttttcttattcttgatTGGTCACTGCTCACTACAGCTAGCCGTGAAATACAGTGGGCATTTATTTTCTCATTTTGGTAGTATAAGAAAAAACCAAACGACGGCAATAGGAAGCACGTTCTGCTCACTAGGCTCTTCCTCTCCCCATGAACAGCGGAACATTAAACTAACAATTAGACAGTCAGTAATAGTCGATCACTCCAGAACTATGTAAATGTAACTGATGTCTCTTTTGGCTCCTCCACTATGTGtatattctctctctctctctctctctctctctctctctctctctctctctctcaaatcaGTCGCTGTGGTTTTTAACCAGCCTGCTATCGTCCCAGTTCCATTTGTTTCTCTACTGCAGGCGTCTGTCCACGTTCATTCTCCACGGTGGTCTATGTCGGGCTTCGACCTCCAGTGCAGCTTCGCCGCCGCGTGAGATGGTATACAACCCGTCTACGGCGCAATCTTCATCTACATGGTTGCTGGACCGCCATCCACACCCACTCCTTGCGCATGCAGGGCAACAACCATCGTCTTACAATGGTAACCTTGAGCCAAGGAAGTACAACAGTCCATGGTCCAGCGTCTTGCCTTCTTCATTAGTATGGAGTACACCACGCTAGCTGGGGGACGTGGTAGTGCTGGTGCACTGCTCGGCGAGAGATACTTCCGATTTGTGCTCGGAAGTGCTCAGATGCTTTCGGAGATGGGTTCGTGAATTCTATATGCAAGCTGAATTCTATAATCAAGGATTTCACATCTGCTGCCAATTTAGTTGTGGCTATTTGTCGCTGATTCTATTCTCACAGCTTCTGCATGGTTATCTATTTCAAGTATTTCAGATCTGCCGTCACAAGTATTCTAAAGTCTCTGTAAACTGCCGCAGTTAAAGATCAAGAAATTTCTGATTTAACCTCGATGCCACTTTCAGCAACGTACTTACACAACCATTTTGCTTGCTACGTGAGTGAAAAAATCCCCACGTGAACTGACCTGATGGCTGATCCTCCCTGTCTTGGTGTTTTTTGTGCATTCATCATATATGCAATGCTTAACTAATGATCATCTAAGGGCTGCTCATACTTCGAAACCACCATTGTCTTGACAATCCGCCACATTATCATCTAGATTGATGTTGCAGTCGGTCATGACTTGAGAGCTTCTCTCTAACCGTCACCAGTGATCCAGTCTCACAACCCTGCATGGTGGAGCCAAACCGATCGAGCGGCCAATGTCAGTATTACAATGAGCTAAATTTTTCTCTAAATGATGTTAGCCGAAGAACAACCAATAGGTTAGTTGGATGATTACAAAATTTTTACATTTGGTGTTCCAAGCACATgctctttctttttcttgcagGTTATGGTCACCGGAGCAATTAAAAAGAGAAGTACCTGTTATAATTTCTCAGCACTGTGCAAAATATATCACTTTCCTCACTCAGTTCGTCCGTTGGGCGATCAGTCAACATGAAGGTTCTTCGTATCTACGTTCGTGCTCAACTCTATGCAGGTACTAACTACGACTGCACCTTTTGAGGTCCAATGATTAGTCAGTTCAGTTTAATCTGCCTTTTATATGGCTCTAAATATGCTCACATGAGTTACCTCTTTTTCAGTCCATTTTTATAGACAACAATATCACAACAATCATGCCATAGTCCAGCTTTTATTCAATTTGTATTGTAAGATGTAGTGCGTATTTTGTACTTTTTCCCTTACAATATTTATTCGGCAATCTGCAAAACATATTTACTCCACAAAGGAGACATGACATATATTTTACATTCTTATTCATGTATCAATAAATCCCGCTGcagcgcgcggggtatcatctagttaaatTAGCTCTTTGTTCCACTGTTGGAGAATACCGACTCACCTAAGCAAATCATGCTAATTAATTAACGGCTTGTCATCGTCACATTGTTTTTGTTCATGTAATTGATTCAGCTTGGATGTTTTGCATAGTTGTATCGTGTCATCATTGATTACATATCGTCATATTTTTTCAGGTCAGCCGTAACAAGTTTAATTTTTGCTTTGTATGGAGGAAATTATCTTATCAGAATCTCTCTTAGCAAGTAGTGCATCTTCAGGATTgaaacatatactccctccgtcccacgaaaCATGTCAAATGTtgatcaaaatttagatgtatctagacactaaatagtaatagatacatccaaattttgacaaacctTCGACATGTTTCGTGGGACAGAGGGAATATAAAAGTTGCAGGCGATTTCAAACTCAAAAAGATAATGCTGATTTACAAAATGTGCAACCATTATTGTTGCTGCATGCCCAGCTGGCCAAGCATGGTTTGGTTGTTAGTAGCAAATTATAATAATCTTATTTTTGATTGGTACAAGAAAACTGCATCTAACAAAAAACACATTTCTATACATCTCAAAATACAACCTAGCGTCACTACAAAAGTCTTTCAAGTGGAAACAAATTCTGGCAAGATTGTGATACTTGCATCAGTGGCGCAACCGAATCATCTAGCAACTTAACTTTTGCTATGCCAGCCAATTTTATGTGCAATTTCTGCACAGATAGGAAACATGATGTGCAATTGCAGACCCATGTATAACTTCTACACACCGATTGACAATTTCATGTGCACGAATCACTATGCAAATTTCTAAATTCTAGATTTGATCTAAAATTAACTTAATTCTCGGTTAACCTAGAACTAACAAAAAGGAATATAATTTGTCCATGTGTTTTTTTTGTCACACAAGAAGTCTAGCCAGGATGACAAGGAGTTTCAATGCATCTCTACTGAATTGTAGAAAGGATTGGTACTAATATATTTTAATATTAATTCTTCCAAAGGCTCCCATAAGGCAACTATCGCAACTGTATTTGTCTTACACTGTAGGTGTTAAATAAATAGTGCAACATCTACCGACTCTTAcagggttagagcatctccaacacgcGCGTAAAAAGTCGGCGCGCTAAACCTCCCTTCCGCCGCGCTGTAAATGGATGGCGCGTGTTGGGCCGAATTTTGCCCGACCGGACGCGCCAAAATGCAGCGCGCGTTGGGCCGCTAAAAACGCACCTTCGCCGGAtgctccattttgcagcgcgcagcgcggcgcaaacaacaaacacaaacaagtactccctccgtcccgtctTAATTAAATCGACCGtaatttggcaaaaaaaaaccTGTTGTTTTTTACTCCCTACCCGCACGTCCTCGTCATCACTAATCAGGCCGCCGGACACTCCGCACAGTAGATCTTAGGGAGTCTAGACGCCACCGGGTCGGGGGCGATGTGGGCGACCTTGGACACCAAGCCCTGCGTCGCAGGATCATGAGGAGGAGGCGATGGAGCTTGGCCGCGAGGAGTGGAGCGAGGTCGGCCCCGCGCAGGGCGACGAGGTCGGCGGCGAGCGCATGGGCGGCGGGGGTGAGCCCGACGGCGAGGGTGGAGAGGGATGGCGAGAGGGGGCTGGAGGTGGGGGCCTGGAAGAGGCGGAAGAGGGTCGGGTAGCGGAGCATGAAGGGGACcagcaggcggcggcgcgggaggccgAGGAAGCCGCGCGCCAGCGGAGGACGCGGAGCGGGAGGAAGCCGCGCGGCTTGGAGAGGAGAAGGGTGAGGAGCTTGCGGGCGAAGCGAAGCCGGTTCGCACGCGTCGCCTGCCGGTCCAGCGCCGGGCAGCGGACAATCTTGGGTGGCGGCAGGGGCCTCAGGGTCGTGGAATGGATCTCACGGACAGTAGATCTTATGGAGtgtgttttaaaatttgaaactgTATAGGACGGGAATGTAAAAATCAATTTCTGAAGCGTTTTTTCTCCCCCAAGTTAATTaaaacgggacggagggagtatgaatcAAACAAGCAaacaaccatataaaattcacaaataaaatgtacCATACGAAGATAGTAAATTGTtcacaacaaatacaacaagtacatgaaattgttcacaccaaatacaacaaatTTAGAgaccaacatacaacaatacaacatagttttgagacaatacaacacatagttttcaaacaaatacaataagtatgcaactattgttgtccattccaattccaccattcttccatgagatctttttgaagcgcatcatgtgtgtcgttgcaacGAATGACATGGTACGAGGCAATGAACCGGGCAATCATATGTGTGTTCCttctcacttgcacgggaacccccatcaactcgtagtgggtatgatccacatctttcccacgatcatcctctataatcatgttatgcatgatgacacaagcggtcatgatataccaaaggcatttttggtcccaaaatctagccggtcctctaacaatggtaaattgggcttgcaaaatcccaaatgctctctctacatctttcctagccgccgcttgtgcattgtagaattgggtttgcttcttacctcttggttgaataatcggcttcacaaatgtttgccaccttggatatatgccgtcggtgaggaagtagccatagttgtacttgtggccattagcttcaaactccaccaatggaccttcccgcattgcaagtcttgtcattagtggccatcgttgaagaacattgatgtcattgcaagacccgggcattccaaaaaatgcatgccatatccaagtatCTTGGTCGGCGACCGCTTCAAggactatggtggcatccttcttgtaccctttgaattgttcatgccatgccgctggacaattcttccaactccagtgcatacaatcaatggaaccaagcataccgggaaacccccggtcggcgttgatctccaaaagccttgccgtgtcttgagcattgggggctctcaagtatgtggagccaaagacattgacaattgcaacgacaaagcgtttcacacacaagatagaagtgctctctcccatggccaaatgatcatcaactagatccgccggtataccatatgcaagcatacgcaaggcggcgatcaccttttgatatgtgctatgaccaagttctccggcggtatttctcctttgctcaaagaaccgatcatacttggtcacctccgttgcgatgtgcttgaacaagttgatacTCATTCGaaaacgcc includes:
- the LOC124692607 gene encoding uncharacterized protein LOC124692607 isoform X1, whose amino-acid sequence is MMTRTRAVVCGQELQLSVPGEYPCVRRFRYRRLLTFLRLQGYGSTFVAMLKQTNYYFCVFHLVRLVSQGLWNEALDYIFPRFLPLEPSSPPSLEASVLVKFLRVHRLFQLEVARISKISQDWRPMWARAAKIVRDLANRTPEFKDRLLLPDGLMGPQNILPIGFSFAPFRQRRHAKKCTHPTSKHAREEHTRRLANIYFDKRMSLPSSRHCSQELSPESIAKARDDWFRRIFEQCIKAATCLEINQGCAFQSSPWEGAPVWYAMFGDVINSAENSGILSVAKTGESKSRGFRAN
- the LOC124692607 gene encoding uncharacterized protein LOC124692607 isoform X3; protein product: MMTRTRAVVCGQELQLSVPGEYPCVRRFRYRRLLTFLRLQGYGSTFVAMLKQTNYYFCVFHLVRLVSQGLWNEALDYIFPRFLPLEPSSPPSLEASVLVKFLRVHRLFQLEVARISKISQDWRPMWARAAKIVRDLANRTPEFKDRLLLPDGLMGPQNILPIGFSFAPFRQRRHAKKCTHPTSKHAREEHTRRLANIYFDKRMSLPSSRHCSQELSPESIAKARDDWFRRIFEQCIKAATCLEINQGCAFQSSPWEGTPVTGNVINPRLSSVPLTK
- the LOC124692607 gene encoding uncharacterized protein LOC124692607 isoform X2, translated to MMTRTRAVVCGQELQLSVPGEYPCVRRFRYRRLLTFLRLQGYGSTFVAMLKQTNYYFCVFHLVRLVSQGLWNEALDYIFPRFLPLEPSSPPSLEASVLVKFLRVHRLFQLEVASKISQDWRPMWARAAKIVRDLANRTPEFKDRLLLPDGLMGPQNILPIGFSFAPFRQRRHAKKCTHPTSKHAREEHTRRLANIYFDKRMSLPSSRHCSQELSPESIAKARDDWFRRIFEQCIKAATCLEINQGCAFQSSPWEGTPVTGNVINPRLSSVPLTTDADTFGNVIHSKNLSSHQ